The window CCGACTGGCTGCCCAACCTCAACCTCACCTTCAAGCCGACGGACCGTCTGCAGGTCCGCCTGGGCGCGAGCGAGGCGATCTCGCGTCCGCCGCTCGACGATCTGAACGCCGGTTTCGGGCAGTTCACGTTCGGCGGACCGCCGGCGGCGTTCGGCGGCAATCCGCTGCTCGAACCATTCCGCGCCAAGCAGCTCGACGCGACGGTGGAATGGTATTTCGACCGCGACAGCGCGCTGACCGTGTCCGGTTTTTACAAGGACCTGTCGACCTTCATCGTTCAGCAGGTGACGCCGATCTTCGTGCCCGACGCCAATGGCAACCCGGTCGAGGGGACGTTCGTGCAGCCGGTCAACGGATCGGGCGGCACCATCAAGGGCGTGGAGGTGATGTTCCAGAAGGCGTTCACCTTCCTGCCCCAGCCGCTGGACGGCCTCGGCGTGTACCTCAATTACAGCTACACCGACAGCAACATCACCGTGACGGAGAATGACAACGCGCTGGGCGCGATCCAGCTGCCTGGCCTGTCCAAGCATGTCGCCAACGCAACGCTGTACTACAGCAAGGCCGGGTTCGAGGCGCGCATCGCCTATCGCTACCGGTCGGCCTATGCGACCGAACTGGGCGATACCGACCGCATCCTGTTCACGGCACCGGAAGAGGTGCTGGATTTCCAGACCAGCTATGATTTCGGCAAGGGCTCGGCGCTCAACGGCGTGCGGCTGCTGCTTCAGGCCAACAACCTGACCGACGAGCCATTCGAAACCTATTATGGCGACCGCCGCCTTCAGGGGCGCTACGAAAAATTCGGGCGGCGCATCCTCTTTGGCGTGGGATACCAGTTCTGATGCGGCAATGGATGGTCGGGGTCGCGCTCGCTGCGATGGCATCGGCGGCGAGCGCGGGTGACAAGGTCGCACCGCCGCCGGGCGGACTCTATCTTGGCGCGGACCTTTCCTACGTCAACGAAATGGAGGATTGCGGCGCCGTCTATCGCAGCGGCGGCAAGCCGGTCGATCCGTTCGCGCTGCTGGCGCGCAAGGGCGGCAACATCGTGCGCGTGCGCATCTGGAACGATGCCAAATGGACGAAATACAGCGACCTTGCCGACGTGACCAAGACGATCCGTCGCGCACGGGCCGCGGGAATGCAGGTGCTGCTCGATTTTCACTATTCGGACGATTGGGCCGATGGCGACAAGCAGATCGCGCCTGAGGCATGGGCAAAGCTCGACACCGCTGCGCAGGCCAAGGCGCTGTACGATTATACTCGCGACGTGCTCGGCAAACTCGATGCCGAAGGGCTAATGCCCGAGATGGTTCAGGTCGGTAACGAGACCAATCCGGAACTGATGGGCGGGGTCAAGAAGCCCAAGATCGACTGGGCGCGCAATGCCGTGCTGTTCAACGCCGGGATCAAGGCTGTGCGCGACGCCGGCCGGGCGTCGAAGATCGCCCCCCGCGTCATGCTCCACATCGCCCAGCCCGAGAATGTCGAGCCCTGGTTCGATGATGCGACCGCGGCGGGCGTGCTCGATTATGACGTGATCGGCATCAGCTACTACAAGAAATGGTCAACGCGCTCGATGCCGCAACTGGGCGAAACGATCGCGCGGGTGAAGGCACGGTACAAGGCCGACGTGATCGTCGTCGAAACGGCGTATCCGTTCACCAACGACAATGCCGACACCTCCCCCAACCTGCTGGGCCCCGACACGCTGGTGCAGGGCTATCCCGCGACGCCAAAGGGGCAGCGCGACTATCTGATCGACCTGACCCAGACGACGGTCGATGCTGGCGGCGTCGGGGTCGTCTATTGGGAGCCGAACTGGGTATCGACCCGCTGCGGCACGCGCTGGGGCAAGGGGTCGAACTGGGAAAACGCGGCGTGGTTTGACTATAAGCGGCATGAGGCGCTGCCGGCGTTCGAATTCCTGTCTCGCCGCTACGTTCCGCGCCCGGCAAGGCAACCCGCCGGGGGTCAGTGACGTTCGGCAGGCGCCGGCCACCCTGGCGTGGCGAAGCTGCTGTTTCTGCACTTTGACCTCCCGAACAGCATGGCAATTGCCCTGCCTCGCAAGCCCGGCTTTACGCCCTACAAGATTGCCCAGTTCACCAGATTGGGCATTGAGGACGCGGGCACCGAGTGGCGTGACGCTGTAGATGGTTCTGCAAAAGGCGCCATCAAGGAAGCGTGTCCTCTTCGGAACTGCGATGCAACGCATTCAGGCACTGACGTGCTCCCCTGATTGTTACCATTCAGAGGTAGAGTGTGGCTCCTTCATGATGGGTGTTTGATGGGATGGCAACGTGTCTGGGGGCATGCCCCCAGACACGTTGGCCGGCGATCTCGGCGGGGGTCTTCCCGCCCAGTTTAGAGTGTGGCCTGACCGTATTGTAATCGTGCCGCCAGGCATCGAGCCCGAACCGGGCATGCGCCAGTGATGTGAACAGCGTCTCGTTGAGGCATTCGTCGCGCAAGCGACCGTTGAAGCTCTCGACAAAGCCGTTCTGCATCGGCTTGCCCGGCGCGATGTAGTGCCACTCGACCCGCCGTTCCTGCGACCAGCGCAGGATGGCCGAGGAGGTCAGTTCGGTACCATTGTCGCTGACCACCGTATGCGGCTTGCCGCGCAGCCCGATCAGCCGCGTCAGTTCGCGCGCGACCCGCACGCCCGACAGTGACGTATCGGCGACCAGTGCCAGGCACTCCCGCGTGTAGTCATCGACCACGCATAGGATGCGGAACCGCCGACCGCAGATCAGGCTGTCAGAGACGAAGTCCAGCGACCAGCGCTGGTTGGGTCCATCCGGCAGCACCATCGGCGACCTGGTGCCCAGCGCCCGCTTGCGGCCGCCGCGGCGCCGGACCCGCAGGTTCTCCTTGCGACATATCCGCAGCAGCTTCTTATGGTTGGGCGTCATGCCCTCGCGCGCCAGCAGATAACCGAGGCGCCGATAGCCGAACCGGCAACGCTCCGCCGCCAGCTCACGCAGACGCGCCCGCAAGGGCGCATCATCAACCCTTGTCGGCTCGTAACGGATCACCCTGCGGCTCACGCCGACCAACTCGCACGCCCGACGCTCGCTCATCCCGTGATCTTCACGGGCATGGGCGACGGCTTCCCGCTTGGCGCCGGGCGTTACCATTTTTTTATGCCAGATCGTTGGCTACGCCGCCCTTCGGGTCAGCACCACATTGTCGAGCATCGGTTCGGCCAGAAGCTTTTTCAGCTTCGCATTCTCGTCCTCGAGCGCGCGTAACCGCCGCGCTTCCGACACCTCCAAGCCGCCAAACTTGGCTTTGTACTTGTAGAACGTCGCTGAGCTGATCCCGTGGCGGCGGCACACGTCCGCCGTCGCCATCCCGGCTTCCTGCTCCTTCAAAATTGCGATGATCTGCTCTTCGGTAAACCTGCTGCGCTTCATCTTCGTCCGACTCCTTCGAGCCGGACACTACTTAAAATCGGTCACATTTCAGGGGAGCACGTCAACGTCAGAACCGGTAGTTCAGCAATGCGTGACGGATATTCTGAATAAGCAATATCCGTCATGGCTGTTTCGTTTCGACCCGGAACCAGTCAATGTCGATCGCACCACTGCCGCCCCTGCGATCGGAATAGGTGAACAATGCAGGGCGTGAACCGCGCCACCAGCTGAAGCGGGACAGGGCAATGGATTGCTGCATGCCGACATAGGTCTCGGCGCTGTCAAGCCGATAGCTGTATGCCACCGTCTGATCGGGGCGGACCTCCGCCCGTAAGATAATCGCCGTGTCCGTCAACACCGGACCGGGCGTTTCAACGCCTGCATCCGATAGAGTGATGCGCCGCTTGCCCCCTTCCTGCCGTATGCCGATCCAGCTGGGCCGAACGCCGAACAGGGAAAGCCCCGCACGCTGCCCATCGACCATGCCACCGACATCAATCCGCGTGGTGATGATCATACGCGGACCTTGCAGCATCTGTGTCAGCGTATTGCGTGCAGTCGTCAGATGCTGCGCCGAGCCAGCAAAAAGGCGCAGATAACCGGGACGGGCGCTGAGACTCCAGCGTTCCGCATCGGGATTATGGTTCCACTGCCATTGCAGACCCAATGGTCCGTTGAATTCATCCGATGCCTGCATCGTCATTGCCTGCGGGCGCCCGCCGACGTCGGGACGCGCGTGACGATCCACCGGCAGCCCGGCCGTCCCCCCGGGTGCGGCTCGCCCCACGACGGGCCAGTCATCCGCCCCCCATGTGACGGGTTGCAGATGAACGATCCGACCAAAGGCCCCGGTCGAATTGAAATGCGCGAACCATCCCTGCCCGGTTGGCGTTTCCACCCAGCCGCCCTGGTGGGGGCCGGCCAGATCCAGCGGGCCACCGGGCTTAAGCACCTCCCGATGTTCATATGGCCCACGGATGTTCCGCGATCGGAGCACGGCTTGCGGACCTGTGCCCACGCCGCCGATGGGCGCCCAGATATAGTACCAGCCTTTTCGCTTGTAGAGCTTGGGGCCCTCCAGGATCGGCAGGGCTTCGCGGTCCTCGGCAATAACGATCCCGTCATCCAGGACAGCGGTGCCGTCTGCAGTCATCCGGCGCAGCACGAGCGGCCCTGCCCCGACCTTGCCATGCACCAGCCACGCGGAACCGTCCTCGTCCCAGAACGGACACGGGTCTTCGAGCCCCGCAGCAACGATCACATGGACAGGCGCGGACCACGGGCCTGCGGGATCGGCTGCCGTCGCCATGAAGACGCCTTCGTCAGGCGTGGCCCAATAAACGAAGAACTTGCCATCGTGATGCCGGATCGAAGGCGCCCATACGCCGCTGGCATATTTGGTGCCGCCAATGGGCTTGGACCGGGTGTCGTCGATCAGATGCGGTCCCGGCATGTCATACAGGGGACCGAACGGCAGGCGCGGCAGAACATGGCCGATAATGCGCCATGTCACCAGATCCTGGGAATGCAGCACGGGAATGCCCGGCGACAGATGGAAACTCGACGACACCATGTAATAGTCCCGCCCGACCCGGATCACGTCCGGATCGGAATAATCGGCATGGATGATCGGGTTGGTGTAATCGGTCGACTGACCGGCAACCGGATAACCGCTGACGGCAAGCATGATCAGCGCCGCGGCTTGGATCATCCGGTTCATGCGCCGCCGCCCAGGCTGTTGCCATATCCGATGATGATCGTGGCAAAGACCAGCAGCCCGACGCCCGCCCAGACGGTAGCGCGGACCTTAGGTGCCGCCCCCCGCCATTCCTTCAGCGCAAAACCCCATAGCGTGCCGAAAATGATGATCGATGCCATGTGCAGCGTCCAGGACGAATAGCCATATTCGCCCATCTGGCTTTCACCCATGGTGTAGAAGAAGAACTGAAAATACCAGGCCATACCCGCGATCGCGCAAAGCAGGAAATTCAGCAGCAATGGCGGGCGATCGGGACCGGATGCCGGTGCATTGGCTGGGAGTGGTGCGGGCAGTCCGGCCCATTGCCCGGCGGACCGGTTACGGACGATCAGGATCGCACACCAGACCCCGTTGGTAATGAGGCCGCCCAGCATGACAAGGCAAAGGACCGGCAGTCCGGTCCAGAGCGGCCCTGTACCGTGCGCCGCACTGATCGCCTTGATTGGCTCGCCAGCGGCCAGACCAAAGGCGAAACAGGCCGACATGATGCCGGAAAACACCGCGACCATCAGCCCTTTTCGAAAATCGAACTCAGCGATCGATGCAACCCGCTCTGCTTCGGACTGCGCCCTGTCCTTTGCCGAGCCAGCGCGCGCAACCACGGCAATACCGACCGCCGTTACCGCCAGACCAAGCAGGGTAAACTGGCCAGCCGGCGTGCCCAGCAGGCGTGGGACGAACTCTCCGTTGAAGATGGGCGGGATCAAGGTGCCGAATACGGTGCACAAGCCCAGCACCACGGCCATGCCGAGCGACAGGCCCAGGTACCGCATGGTCAGGCCGTAGGTCAGTCCGCCAAACCCCCACAAGATGCCGAAAAAAACCGGCCAGAGCAGCACGGGCAACGGTGCCTCGCTCAGCACGGCAAGCAGATCTTCGGTCTGAAGCGAAGCGAACAGCCAGGGCGCAATCGCCCAGGAAAAGATCCCGCCGGTCAGCCAGTAAATCTCCCACGACCAGCGTTTGACCCCGCGATAGGGGACATAGAAGCTGGCAGAGGCCAATCCACCAAGCCAGTGGAACAGGACACCCATCACCGGATTGCCCATCTATTCAACCTCCATCCACTTGGTGCGCATGCCACCAACGACACCTGCCGAAATGGCCAGACGCCGCCATTCGAAATCGAAGAGGATTGCACCGCTGGCCAGGCGGCAAACCGCTTTGTCCAGGGCACCCGTCCTACGGATCAAGACCTCAAAGACCCGGCGATGCCGGGCGAGCGGACAAGTCATCTCTGCTCTTGCTGCATGCTGCCACCGCCCTCCCCGTCGGACTGATCACCTGCAT of the Sphingomonas sp. BGYR3 genome contains:
- a CDS encoding arabinogalactan endo-1,4-beta-galactosidase — encoded protein: MRQWMVGVALAAMASAASAGDKVAPPPGGLYLGADLSYVNEMEDCGAVYRSGGKPVDPFALLARKGGNIVRVRIWNDAKWTKYSDLADVTKTIRRARAAGMQVLLDFHYSDDWADGDKQIAPEAWAKLDTAAQAKALYDYTRDVLGKLDAEGLMPEMVQVGNETNPELMGGVKKPKIDWARNAVLFNAGIKAVRDAGRASKIAPRVMLHIAQPENVEPWFDDATAAGVLDYDVIGISYYKKWSTRSMPQLGETIARVKARYKADVIVVETAYPFTNDNADTSPNLLGPDTLVQGYPATPKGQRDYLIDLTQTTVDAGGVGVVYWEPNWVSTRCGTRWGKGSNWENAAWFDYKRHEALPAFEFLSRRYVPRPARQPAGGQ
- the rhaT gene encoding L-rhamnose/proton symporter RhaT — translated: MGNPVMGVLFHWLGGLASASFYVPYRGVKRWSWEIYWLTGGIFSWAIAPWLFASLQTEDLLAVLSEAPLPVLLWPVFFGILWGFGGLTYGLTMRYLGLSLGMAVVLGLCTVFGTLIPPIFNGEFVPRLLGTPAGQFTLLGLAVTAVGIAVVARAGSAKDRAQSEAERVASIAEFDFRKGLMVAVFSGIMSACFAFGLAAGEPIKAISAAHGTGPLWTGLPVLCLVMLGGLITNGVWCAILIVRNRSAGQWAGLPAPLPANAPASGPDRPPLLLNFLLCAIAGMAWYFQFFFYTMGESQMGEYGYSSWTLHMASIIIFGTLWGFALKEWRGAAPKVRATVWAGVGLLVFATIIIGYGNSLGGGA
- a CDS encoding glycoside hydrolase 43 family protein; the encoded protein is MNRMIQAAALIMLAVSGYPVAGQSTDYTNPIIHADYSDPDVIRVGRDYYMVSSSFHLSPGIPVLHSQDLVTWRIIGHVLPRLPFGPLYDMPGPHLIDDTRSKPIGGTKYASGVWAPSIRHHDGKFFVYWATPDEGVFMATAADPAGPWSAPVHVIVAAGLEDPCPFWDEDGSAWLVHGKVGAGPLVLRRMTADGTAVLDDGIVIAEDREALPILEGPKLYKRKGWYYIWAPIGGVGTGPQAVLRSRNIRGPYEHREVLKPGGPLDLAGPHQGGWVETPTGQGWFAHFNSTGAFGRIVHLQPVTWGADDWPVVGRAAPGGTAGLPVDRHARPDVGGRPQAMTMQASDEFNGPLGLQWQWNHNPDAERWSLSARPGYLRLFAGSAQHLTTARNTLTQMLQGPRMIITTRIDVGGMVDGQRAGLSLFGVRPSWIGIRQEGGKRRITLSDAGVETPGPVLTDTAIILRAEVRPDQTVAYSYRLDSAETYVGMQQSIALSRFSWWRGSRPALFTYSDRRGGSGAIDIDWFRVETKQP